The following are encoded together in the Candidatus Liberimonas magnetica genome:
- a CDS encoding FecR domain-containing protein has protein sequence MKKQCFLSMFISMIVCIFTAVAFSQQQYFVGCIDNMRGDVKIFKASKNLWVPAQKLIPVEEKDTIKTGKLSFCQLILDDGSAFRLDADSQLNLQELKIEKKNDVKVQTYHLKVDFGVLLSVFNKKGDQGAKFKVRTPIAVMSIRGTDFAVSVKGNKTQVGLFDGEMGVASSENENQEIALKPDQEVNIAKGKSPEKSDFLSSNMQKQKARCQKLKEFAEEQRKKLKEHNNYIQDRIAQREKHLKEWEQKREEKLHGTPAKEEQQEEAVPAENENKTSGTVVPPANEPAAVPPSQENMGGDSKTEQKPADAQEKK, from the coding sequence ATGAAAAAACAATGTTTTTTGTCAATGTTTATCAGTATGATCGTTTGTATTTTTACAGCTGTTGCATTTTCTCAACAGCAGTATTTTGTAGGATGCATTGATAATATGCGCGGAGATGTTAAGATATTCAAAGCTTCAAAGAACTTATGGGTGCCTGCCCAAAAGCTGATACCTGTTGAAGAAAAAGATACTATAAAAACCGGAAAACTATCTTTTTGCCAGCTTATATTAGATGATGGATCTGCATTCAGGCTTGATGCAGACAGCCAGTTAAACCTTCAGGAGCTTAAGATCGAAAAAAAGAATGATGTAAAGGTACAGACTTACCATCTAAAAGTAGATTTTGGAGTGCTTCTTTCGGTATTCAACAAAAAAGGAGACCAGGGCGCAAAATTCAAGGTCCGAACTCCTATCGCAGTCATGTCTATAAGAGGCACGGATTTCGCTGTTTCAGTGAAAGGCAATAAGACCCAGGTCGGATTATTTGACGGAGAGATGGGTGTGGCAAGTTCTGAAAATGAAAACCAGGAAATCGCCCTTAAACCTGACCAGGAAGTAAATATCGCAAAAGGCAAAAGCCCTGAAAAAAGCGATTTTTTATCGTCAAACATGCAGAAACAAAAAGCACGCTGTCAGAAACTGAAAGAATTTGCCGAAGAGCAGCGCAAGAAGCTGAAAGAACATAATAATTATATTCAGGACAGGATAGCGCAGAGAGAGAAACACCTGAAAGAATGGGAACAGAAAAGAGAAGAAAAATTACACGGTACTCCGGCTAAAGAGGAACAGCAAGAAGAAGCAGTACCTGCAGAAAATGAAAATAAAACATCTGGAACCGTAGTGCCTCCAGCTAATGAACCGGCGGCAGTCCCCCCTTCACAGGAGAATATGGGTGGTGATAGTAAGACGGAGCAGAAACCTGCAGATGCGCAGGAAAAGAAATAG
- a CDS encoding cupin: protein MKNNKRMNYMQKVKVVKKPWGRELWFALSKKYAGKILIIRKGHRSSLQYHKLKEESMLLDYGLLKLEIGKKPDQLKTRIIRPGTAFHLPPKTIHRMQALKDCRLIEVSTPQLTDVVRIDDDYNRISIK from the coding sequence ATTAAAAACAATAAAAGGATGAATTACATGCAAAAAGTTAAGGTCGTAAAAAAACCGTGGGGAAGAGAATTGTGGTTTGCCTTGTCAAAAAAATATGCAGGCAAGATCCTTATAATAAGAAAAGGCCACCGTTCAAGCCTCCAATACCATAAATTAAAAGAAGAAAGCATGCTGTTAGACTATGGCCTTTTAAAATTGGAAATCGGAAAAAAACCTGATCAGCTTAAAACAAGAATAATAAGGCCTGGTACAGCATTTCACCTGCCTCCAAAAACTATCCACAGGATGCAAGCACTGAAAGACTGCCGGTTGATAGAAGTCTCCACTCCTCAACTCACGGATGTAGTCCGCATTGACGACGATTACAATAGAATCAGTATTAAGTGA
- a CDS encoding dCMP deaminase family protein gives MKNTNKKTQRPGWDEYFMKLAFLVSERSTCLRHHVGAVIVADKKILTTGYNGAAAGVRDCLELGCLRDKLKIPSGTRHEICRAIHAEQNAIIQASLHGISIRHATIYCTHSPCILCAKMLVNARIKIFVACQGYADPSFKELFKEADIEYKQMKMPDLKISVLE, from the coding sequence ATGAAAAATACAAATAAAAAAACACAAAGGCCTGGCTGGGACGAGTATTTTATGAAGCTGGCTTTCCTTGTCAGCGAAAGGTCCACTTGCTTGAGGCATCATGTCGGAGCAGTCATTGTTGCCGACAAAAAGATTCTTACAACCGGGTATAACGGCGCTGCTGCAGGGGTAAGGGATTGTCTTGAGCTCGGTTGTTTAAGAGATAAGCTGAAGATACCTTCAGGTACACGGCACGAGATTTGCAGAGCCATACATGCTGAACAAAACGCCATAATCCAGGCCAGCCTCCACGGGATAAGCATAAGACATGCAACTATTTATTGCACACATTCCCCCTGCATTTTATGTGCTAAAATGTTAGTCAATGCAAGAATTAAAATATTTGTAGCATGTCAGGGTTATGCAGACCCGTCTTTTAAAGAGCTTTTCAAGGAAGCCGATATAGAGTATAAACAAATGAAAATGCCGGACCTGAAAATATCTGTACTAGAGTAA
- a CDS encoding B12-binding domain-containing radical SAM protein, with protein sequence MKILLITPKSKSGTTEKEFWDYEFMSLIIGEKQHSLASLALPTLAALTPPDVQVEINDENIENIDFNSTADLVGITTNTHLSLRAYEIADLFREKGKKVVLGGIHASMLPQEAIKHSDAVVIGEAENTWAGLVDDFKNNKLKKYYESSSRPELSNQPFPRWDLVHTDKYALISLQTTRGCPYDCEFCSVKAFSGLSYRRKPIESILREIELISKKGKKLIFFADDNLIGHKEFGKELVEGITPYNIAYSAQSSIDIAHDENMLKLMAKSGCKKVIIGFESLCEANLKQLNKAKAYKSDKYINDIEKIQSYGIEVKGSFIVGCDFDDESVFEKTANFIESSGIASVVINILTPYPGTRLFSRFEQENRLIHKDWSKYDNSHVCFYPKLMSPEALQNGYNWLIRKIFSYDSIFKRMNDLWMLWDKYGVRRRDRVSPLLVNLSSHDIAQSYPRGVHPALSLKKLAVGGVDE encoded by the coding sequence ATGAAGATTCTATTAATAACACCTAAAAGCAAATCAGGGACCACAGAAAAGGAGTTTTGGGATTACGAATTTATGTCTTTGATTATTGGAGAAAAACAGCATAGTCTTGCATCCCTGGCCCTGCCTACCTTAGCAGCATTAACCCCTCCAGACGTTCAAGTGGAAATAAATGACGAAAATATTGAAAATATAGATTTTAATTCTACTGCAGACTTAGTAGGCATAACAACTAATACTCATTTATCTTTAAGGGCCTATGAAATCGCGGATCTGTTCAGAGAAAAAGGCAAAAAAGTAGTACTTGGAGGAATTCATGCTTCAATGTTGCCTCAAGAAGCGATCAAGCATTCAGATGCGGTCGTAATAGGTGAAGCTGAAAATACCTGGGCAGGCTTGGTTGATGATTTTAAAAATAATAAATTAAAAAAATATTATGAGTCTTCCAGCAGGCCTGAGTTATCAAACCAGCCTTTTCCGCGATGGGATCTGGTCCATACAGATAAATACGCTCTAATTTCATTGCAGACCACAAGGGGATGCCCTTATGACTGTGAATTTTGTTCCGTAAAAGCATTTTCCGGGTTAAGTTACCGGCGGAAACCGATCGAAAGCATATTAAGGGAAATTGAGTTGATTTCCAAAAAAGGGAAAAAACTTATTTTTTTTGCTGATGACAATTTAATCGGGCATAAAGAATTTGGGAAAGAACTGGTTGAAGGAATTACTCCGTATAATATTGCTTATAGTGCTCAATCTTCAATTGATATAGCTCATGATGAAAATATGCTAAAGCTTATGGCAAAAAGCGGCTGTAAAAAAGTAATAATAGGATTTGAATCTTTATGCGAGGCAAATCTAAAGCAGCTTAATAAGGCCAAAGCCTATAAATCTGACAAATATATTAATGACATAGAAAAAATACAGTCCTATGGCATTGAGGTAAAGGGTTCTTTTATTGTTGGCTGTGATTTCGATGATGAATCCGTATTCGAAAAAACTGCGAATTTTATTGAGTCCTCCGGGATAGCTTCGGTTGTAATAAATATTCTTACACCGTACCCGGGAACACGCCTTTTTAGCAGGTTTGAACAAGAAAATAGACTCATTCATAAAGATTGGTCTAAATATGATAACAGTCATGTTTGTTTTTATCCTAAATTAATGAGCCCTGAAGCACTTCAAAACGGCTATAACTGGTTAATAAGAAAGATATTTTCCTATGATTCTATTTTTAAAAGAATGAATGATTTATGGATGTTGTGGGACAAGTACGGAGTAAGGCGGCGGGACAGGGTGTCACCGCTTTTAGTAAATTTAAGTTCTCACGACATAGCTCAAAGCTATCCTAGGGGAGTCCATCCTGCCTTATCATTAAAAAAGTTAGCAGTAGGAGGAGTTGATGAGTAA
- a CDS encoding sigma-54 dependent transcriptional regulator, with product MDDKATILVVDDEENMRESYNIILKDKYNVLLSAGGKEALEILNREQVDIVLLDILMPDMDGIEVLKEVKKNHDTEVIMITAVNAVKTAIQAIKSGAYDYIPKPFEVADLLAVIQKALEKRDLTREIIYLKSELEQYTFENMLGNSKQMLGLFDLISQAGQNQSTILISGESGTGKELVARAIHKNGTRKNKPFIAVDCSAIPENLVESELFGHEKGAFTDATVQKLGKFELAGQGTIFLDEIGNLPLDIQSKILRAIESREITRVGGNKTINIGARIITATNIDLTKAIKDGKFREDLYYRLNVIPILVPPLRDRKEDIPLLIEHFIGYFNKILKKNVKGISKEALQLMMKYNWPGNVRELRNIIERLVALGSEDTISHTRLPFEILLSEENAVSSQELNSLKKARAEFEKRFILKVLEKTNWNQTKAAKLLNIHRNALIYKINVLNLRPKFHNSK from the coding sequence ATGGACGACAAAGCAACCATTCTTGTTGTTGATGATGAAGAAAACATGAGAGAGTCCTACAATATTATTCTTAAGGATAAGTACAATGTCCTTTTAAGTGCCGGCGGAAAAGAAGCGCTGGAGATATTGAACCGCGAACAGGTTGACATTGTTCTTTTGGATATTCTTATGCCTGATATGGACGGTATTGAGGTACTTAAAGAGGTTAAAAAGAACCACGATACCGAAGTTATCATGATCACTGCTGTAAACGCAGTGAAAACAGCTATCCAGGCTATTAAGTCCGGAGCCTACGATTATATCCCTAAACCGTTTGAAGTAGCTGATTTATTGGCAGTAATACAAAAAGCTTTAGAGAAGCGTGATCTGACAAGGGAAATAATCTATTTAAAATCTGAGTTAGAACAATATACATTTGAAAATATGCTGGGCAACAGTAAGCAAATGCTTGGGCTTTTCGATTTGATCTCGCAGGCAGGACAGAATCAATCTACGATACTGATCTCCGGAGAAAGCGGCACAGGCAAAGAACTGGTTGCGCGGGCGATCCATAAAAACGGGACAAGGAAAAACAAGCCGTTTATCGCAGTAGACTGTTCAGCTATCCCGGAAAACCTTGTTGAAAGCGAGCTTTTCGGGCATGAGAAAGGGGCCTTTACTGATGCCACGGTCCAAAAGCTTGGTAAATTCGAACTGGCAGGCCAGGGCACGATATTCCTGGACGAAATAGGCAACCTGCCTCTTGATATACAGAGTAAAATACTCAGAGCCATAGAGTCCAGGGAAATAACACGGGTAGGGGGTAATAAAACCATTAATATCGGGGCAAGAATAATCACTGCCACAAATATCGATTTAACAAAAGCCATTAAAGACGGGAAATTCAGGGAGGATCTTTATTATAGGCTGAATGTTATACCTATATTAGTTCCGCCTCTCCGGGACAGGAAAGAAGACATACCCTTGCTGATTGAACACTTTATCGGGTATTTTAACAAAATACTCAAAAAAAATGTTAAAGGGATATCAAAGGAAGCATTACAACTTATGATGAAATATAACTGGCCCGGGAATGTAAGGGAATTACGTAATATAATAGAAAGGCTGGTAGCATTGGGCAGCGAGGATACTATATCGCATACGCGCTTACCGTTCGAGATTTTGTTAAGTGAAGAAAATGCTGTTTCATCTCAGGAGCTGAATTCATTGAAAAAGGCTCGTGCTGAGTTTGAAAAACGCTTTATTTTAAAAGTATTAGAAAAAACCAACTGGAATCAAACAAAAGCCGCTAAACTGCTCAACATTCACAGGAACGCCTTAATATATAAAATAAATGTTTTAAACCTCCGCCCCAAATTTCACAATTCAAAATAG
- a CDS encoding beta-ketoacyl-[acyl-carrier-protein] synthase family protein, whose protein sequence is MSNRVVITGLGIIAPNGVGKDNFWKSTCSGISGIKKVSRFDTHDCPTNIAGEIDDFEPKEYMEKKTANHLSRFAQFALAASNMAIEDAKINISLEDPYRIGIAIGNTIGGKEVDEKQQRVSSESGWSKIHPFSVSLISNSYAVGAVASELGIRGPNNTFSTGCSSASSAIVYGFDNIKNGTADIFLSGGTEAPLVPFVFNAFCASGVLSQNNGDRPGSASRPFDKKRNGYVLSEGCGIVILESLNHAVKRKAKIYAEIGGYGVTNDGYNLVKMEPTGRDAARAIKIALNNSNVKPTDVDYINAHGSSSQVSDKRETSAIKQVFGEYAYKIPISSVKSMVGQALGASGGIQVIATALSIYNSKISPTINYEEQDPECDLDYTPNKPRTYQTNTALINSFGLGGNNVSMVMKKYSEPKASFPWALNLF, encoded by the coding sequence ATGAGTAATAGAGTGGTTATTACAGGTTTAGGTATCATTGCTCCAAACGGAGTGGGGAAAGATAATTTCTGGAAATCGACTTGTTCGGGTATATCCGGGATAAAAAAAGTCTCTCGTTTCGATACTCACGACTGCCCTACTAACATAGCAGGAGAAATCGATGATTTCGAGCCTAAGGAATATATGGAGAAAAAAACAGCTAACCATTTAAGCAGGTTTGCCCAGTTTGCATTAGCCGCTTCTAATATGGCAATCGAAGACGCCAAAATTAATATTTCACTGGAGGATCCTTATCGTATCGGCATAGCGATAGGTAATACAATCGGCGGTAAAGAAGTAGACGAAAAACAGCAGAGAGTTTCCAGCGAAAGCGGCTGGTCAAAAATTCACCCGTTTTCGGTGTCTCTAATCAGCAACAGTTATGCGGTGGGCGCTGTTGCTTCCGAACTGGGTATCAGGGGGCCGAATAATACATTCAGTACAGGATGTTCCTCAGCTTCATCAGCAATCGTTTACGGATTTGACAATATAAAAAATGGAACTGCGGATATTTTCCTATCAGGCGGAACAGAGGCTCCGCTGGTGCCTTTTGTCTTTAACGCATTTTGCGCATCAGGGGTGCTTAGTCAAAATAACGGCGACAGGCCCGGATCGGCAAGCAGGCCTTTTGACAAAAAAAGAAACGGTTATGTTCTTTCTGAAGGCTGCGGAATTGTGATATTGGAAAGTTTAAACCATGCGGTTAAAAGAAAAGCAAAAATATATGCCGAGATAGGGGGGTATGGAGTTACCAATGATGGTTATAACTTGGTAAAAATGGAACCTACCGGCCGGGATGCTGCAAGGGCGATAAAAATCGCATTAAATAACAGTAATGTAAAGCCGACTGATGTGGATTATATTAATGCACACGGGAGCTCTTCTCAAGTCTCCGATAAAAGAGAAACCAGCGCCATAAAACAGGTTTTCGGAGAATATGCATATAAGATTCCAATCAGCTCTGTAAAATCAATGGTTGGACAGGCTTTAGGAGCATCAGGCGGGATACAGGTAATAGCAACAGCCCTATCGATTTACAATTCGAAGATATCACCTACAATTAATTACGAAGAGCAGGACCCCGAGTGCGATCTGGACTATACCCCAAATAAACCGAGGACCTATCAAACAAATACTGCGCTTATCAACTCGTTTGGCCTCGGCGGGAACAATGTTTCAATGGTTATGAAAAAGTATTCAGAACCAAAAGCAAGTTTCCCCTGGGCACTAAATCTTTTTTGA
- a CDS encoding DUF1573 domain-containing protein: protein MRYIKIFYLLILLPVCSYAQPKISLSKAYWEPGKINKGTILTETLAVRNSGTTDLEVSARSSCPCISITPSKSAIKPGQKYDFKISFDSREQSLGKKSEYIFIDTNDPANESVTWLIEGEVVEKIVTSDQLPVTRGQETDNRLQTSKQETEHIQNTGNKIPIEIYSTPGCSYCKKLKETIIPGISKKYGLEFKITEYMLNVKANYERLLFVENKLKKKGNKLPAIVVAGEIFGGEAEIETEFEKYLLTLKNNPGQAKQVLFMPDEKIVKQETAERIRSMKVLPIIAAALIDGVNPCAFAGILFLVAYLSLIQKKPFFEVFWTGMMFIFGIFVVYFLIGLGLAKVFVALSALKYVSKTLYIVMGCITLVLAYFSFQDYFSLKGAELGKEAKVTLQLPMWLKVRMHDFIQKYANVRYLIPFGFFLGVVISFMEFFCTGQIYLPTIMYMASIPELIAKAFFYLIIYSFVFILPLVFIFVTVLISSRSGRMQALGRKDVRLVKLLTGILFLVLSVLMFVFL, encoded by the coding sequence ATGAGATATATTAAAATATTTTATCTGCTTATTTTGCTCCCGGTATGTTCCTATGCCCAGCCTAAAATTTCCTTATCAAAGGCTTATTGGGAGCCCGGAAAGATAAATAAAGGGACTATTCTCACAGAAACCCTCGCTGTACGTAATTCCGGGACAACTGACCTGGAAGTATCGGCAAGAAGTTCATGTCCCTGCATTTCAATTACACCTTCAAAATCTGCCATAAAACCCGGCCAAAAATATGATTTTAAGATTTCTTTTGATTCAAGAGAACAATCCCTTGGCAAAAAGAGCGAATATATTTTCATTGATACCAATGACCCTGCCAACGAATCCGTGACCTGGCTTATAGAAGGCGAGGTAGTAGAAAAAATAGTGACCAGTGACCAGTTACCGGTTACCAGGGGACAGGAGACAGACAACAGACTTCAAACTTCAAAACAAGAAACAGAACATATACAAAATACTGGAAACAAAATACCTATCGAGATCTATTCCACTCCCGGATGTTCATACTGCAAAAAATTAAAAGAAACTATCATTCCCGGGATTTCAAAAAAATACGGCCTGGAATTTAAAATAACAGAATATATGCTTAATGTTAAAGCGAATTATGAAAGGCTTTTGTTTGTAGAAAATAAGCTTAAGAAGAAAGGCAACAAGCTGCCTGCGATCGTTGTCGCGGGTGAGATATTCGGAGGAGAGGCAGAAATCGAAACGGAATTTGAAAAGTACTTATTGACATTAAAAAATAATCCCGGACAGGCAAAACAGGTTTTGTTCATGCCCGATGAAAAGATAGTAAAGCAGGAAACGGCTGAAAGAATAAGATCTATGAAAGTTTTGCCCATAATAGCCGCTGCCCTAATAGACGGGGTAAACCCGTGTGCATTTGCAGGTATTCTTTTTCTTGTGGCATACTTGAGCCTGATACAGAAAAAGCCTTTTTTTGAGGTTTTCTGGACAGGAATGATGTTTATCTTTGGTATCTTTGTTGTTTACTTCTTAATCGGGCTTGGCCTTGCAAAAGTATTTGTCGCGCTTAGCGCCTTAAAATATGTATCAAAGACTCTATATATAGTTATGGGTTGCATTACTTTGGTACTTGCCTATTTTAGTTTCCAGGACTATTTTTCGCTCAAAGGGGCTGAGCTTGGAAAAGAGGCAAAGGTCACTCTTCAGCTGCCTATGTGGTTAAAGGTCAGAATGCATGATTTCATACAAAAATATGCCAATGTACGGTACTTGATACCCTTTGGTTTTTTTCTCGGCGTTGTAATTTCGTTTATGGAGTTTTTTTGCACCGGACAGATCTATCTTCCAACAATAATGTACATGGCCAGTATCCCTGAGTTGATAGCGAAAGCTTTTTTTTATCTTATAATCTATTCATTCGTTTTTATTCTCCCCCTGGTTTTCATATTCGTTACAGTGCTGATCAGTTCAAGGTCAGGAAGGATGCAGGCTTTGGGAAGAAAAGATGTGAGGCTGGTTAAGCTTTTAACCGGGATTTTGTTCCTGGTTTTATCGGTATTAATGTTTGTTTTCCTTTAG
- a CDS encoding phosphoglucomutase/phosphomannomutase family protein, whose translation MKAIKFGTDGWRGIIADDFTFDNVRQVAGAIGLYLKENTKSAPKVIVGYDTRFASKDFAAAAGNELVKAGCIVILSSDFLSTPAVSLNIVKSKADGGVVISASHNPSEFNGIKFKTRNGSSAPSSATKRIEELLSSKPDITPQTGSIETRDLTAVYLKAISSFVDLKLIKRKYLKIISDPMYGAAVGYIPSIFNKSKCKAIEIHGVLDPNFGGLHPEPIEGYLSDLKISVKQNGADIGLATDGDADRIGVVDERGTYYPPHLVFPILLYYLCRYKNLKGKVVQTISLGYLSERIAKDFGLEWEEVSVGFKYIADKILTENILIGGEESGGYGYGNFLPERDGVLNSLVLIEMLAATKKSLSAIRKEIEKDYGTSSYLRTDFQKPKNAAWTKEEFVQTLKLKTPDKIAGLKIKQVKDYDGIEFVLEDDSWLLLRPSGTEPVIRVYCESPSLKHTKTIIASGEKLVTNSFLK comes from the coding sequence ATGAAAGCTATAAAATTCGGGACCGACGGCTGGCGTGGAATAATTGCCGACGATTTTACTTTTGATAACGTAAGACAAGTAGCTGGCGCTATAGGGCTATACCTTAAAGAAAATACAAAATCAGCTCCTAAGGTGATAGTCGGTTATGATACAAGGTTCGCTTCAAAAGATTTTGCCGCAGCAGCAGGTAATGAGCTTGTAAAAGCCGGCTGCATCGTTATCTTAAGCAGCGATTTCCTTTCAACCCCTGCGGTTTCCTTAAATATCGTAAAAAGCAAGGCGGACGGGGGGGTAGTCATATCCGCAAGCCATAACCCTTCAGAATTTAACGGGATAAAGTTTAAAACCCGCAACGGGTCCTCAGCCCCGTCTTCTGCAACAAAAAGGATCGAAGAGCTTTTAAGCAGCAAACCGGACATAACTCCACAAACCGGCAGTATCGAAACCAGGGACCTTACAGCCGTATACCTTAAAGCTATTTCTTCTTTTGTTGACCTAAAACTTATAAAAAGAAAATATTTAAAAATAATATCTGACCCTATGTATGGGGCCGCTGTAGGCTATATCCCTTCGATATTCAACAAATCTAAATGCAAGGCTATAGAAATACACGGTGTTTTAGACCCTAATTTCGGCGGCCTGCACCCGGAACCGATAGAAGGTTATCTTTCAGACCTGAAAATATCCGTAAAGCAGAACGGAGCCGACATCGGCCTTGCAACTGACGGAGATGCTGACAGGATAGGTGTTGTAGATGAAAGGGGCACTTATTATCCGCCTCACCTGGTTTTTCCGATCCTGCTTTATTACCTTTGCAGATATAAAAACCTAAAAGGCAAAGTCGTCCAAACGATATCTCTCGGATATTTGAGCGAGCGTATAGCAAAGGATTTCGGCCTTGAATGGGAAGAAGTTTCCGTAGGGTTTAAATATATAGCAGATAAGATATTAACCGAAAATATTCTGATAGGCGGCGAAGAAAGCGGCGGCTACGGCTACGGCAATTTTTTGCCTGAGCGCGACGGAGTATTGAATTCGCTTGTACTTATAGAAATGCTTGCCGCAACAAAGAAGTCTTTGTCTGCGATACGCAAAGAGATAGAAAAAGATTACGGGACATCTTCATATTTAAGGACTGACTTTCAAAAACCCAAAAATGCGGCTTGGACAAAAGAAGAGTTCGTCCAAACCTTAAAATTAAAAACCCCGGACAAAATAGCAGGCCTTAAAATAAAACAGGTAAAAGATTATGACGGCATAGAGTTTGTCCTGGAAGACGATTCCTGGCTGCTCCTAAGGCCTTCGGGCACAGAACCCGTCATTCGTGTCTACTGCGAGTCACCCTCTTTAAAACATACAAAAACCATAATCGCCAGCGGGGAAAAACTAGTAACAAACAGTTTCCTTAAATAA
- a CDS encoding redoxin domain-containing protein — MFNKSMIERDIKMKCYLTMFFVLCFSLVSAFCETVNTPAPDFKLQEYGTENSVALSSLVDNKNIIILNFFDSHCEPCKKEIPKLNTLSKKHANLAKIYMVCLDEKPENVMPEYLKQNKVEIPILSDPLGYRAGEKYGVIKFGAAEIPQLFVIGKDGRVHRHYKGYHEDIEELLSKDITELSAQTYVKPKETAIEIVYAGSSNGLLESCDCPQNPFGGIVRKVAALNKIKSDNPDAILLDSGDYLPPRPDKVLAEYSCNMIKMIAYDMISVGDQEILQGIDYLKDKAKEIPFYSSNLTTCDDKMCYPFNKDRYIIKKVGDVKIGIISVLNPEIFFLFPKDKLKDVKILNMMEYLKDIIPGIKKEADIVVLVSHCGDEQDNKIAQDIEGIDLIIGGHSQTFNKIPLKVNNTLIVQGGQNSHRVGIIKFKLGDKKQILSYSNDFVLLNKDIAGDPKAVVLLEKYKKELKEKAKELVK, encoded by the coding sequence ATGTTCAACAAATCTATGATAGAAAGGGATATAAAAATGAAATGCTATTTAACGATGTTTTTTGTGCTATGTTTTTCTTTAGTAAGTGCTTTTTGCGAAACAGTAAATACGCCTGCCCCGGATTTCAAGCTGCAGGAATACGGCACTGAAAATAGTGTCGCCTTAAGCAGTTTAGTTGACAATAAAAACATAATAATCCTGAATTTTTTTGATTCCCACTGCGAGCCGTGCAAAAAAGAGATACCTAAATTGAACACTCTTTCTAAAAAGCATGCAAATCTCGCCAAGATATATATGGTATGCCTCGATGAAAAGCCGGAAAACGTCATGCCGGAGTATTTAAAACAGAATAAAGTGGAAATTCCGATATTGTCAGACCCGTTAGGGTACCGGGCCGGAGAAAAATACGGCGTGATAAAGTTCGGAGCTGCGGAAATACCACAGTTGTTCGTTATAGGCAAAGACGGAAGGGTTCATCGGCATTATAAAGGCTATCATGAAGATATAGAAGAGCTGCTTTCAAAAGATATTACAGAATTAAGCGCACAAACTTACGTAAAGCCGAAAGAAACGGCGATCGAGATCGTTTATGCGGGTAGTTCTAACGGCCTGCTTGAGTCCTGTGATTGCCCTCAGAACCCCTTCGGCGGGATCGTAAGGAAGGTAGCTGCTTTAAATAAAATAAAAAGTGATAACCCTGACGCTATACTCCTTGATTCAGGCGATTATTTGCCTCCAAGGCCAGATAAGGTATTAGCTGAATACAGTTGTAACATGATAAAGATGATAGCTTACGATATGATATCAGTAGGCGACCAGGAAATACTGCAGGGCATTGACTACTTAAAGGATAAAGCAAAAGAAATTCCGTTCTATTCTTCGAATTTGACCACCTGCGATGATAAAATGTGCTATCCATTTAACAAAGACAGGTATATTATAAAAAAAGTGGGCGATGTAAAGATCGGAATAATAAGCGTACTAAATCCTGAAATATTCTTTCTATTCCCGAAAGATAAGCTCAAAGACGTCAAGATACTTAATATGATGGAATATTTAAAAGATATTATCCCCGGCATAAAGAAGGAAGCGGATATCGTAGTGCTGGTTTCGCACTGCGGGGATGAACAGGATAACAAAATAGCACAGGATATAGAGGGTATTGATTTGATAATAGGCGGCCATTCTCAGACATTTAATAAGATACCACTTAAGGTAAATAATACTTTAATAGTACAGGGCGGGCAGAACAGCCACAGAGTGGGAATAATAAAGTTCAAGCTCGGCGATAAAAAGCAGATACTTTCTTATAGTAACGACTTTGTACTTTTAAATAAGGATATTGCAGGAGATCCGAAAGCAGTCGTTTTATTAGAAAAGTACAAAAAAGAACTTAAAGAAAAAGCCAAAGAATTAGTTAAATGA